One part of the Brevundimonas sp. NIBR11 genome encodes these proteins:
- a CDS encoding SH3 domain-containing protein, with the protein MSKTFNTTLATAAALAALVTAAPMAASAQSNGITSCDAPGGRQQAGAVIGGVLGALAGSRISSNERTLGAVGGAAAGAAAGSYIGCNQQRARVNSQANSSGAQYRASSNLRIRSGPGTSYRQAGSLSAGQPFTAIGSQGEWVQIAGGGWVNAHYVQPY; encoded by the coding sequence ATGTCGAAGACCTTCAACACCACCCTGGCCACGGCCGCCGCCCTGGCCGCTCTGGTCACCGCCGCCCCAATGGCCGCCTCGGCCCAGTCGAACGGGATCACCAGCTGCGACGCCCCCGGTGGTCGTCAGCAAGCCGGCGCCGTGATCGGCGGCGTGCTGGGCGCCTTGGCCGGCAGCCGTATCTCGTCCAATGAGCGCACGCTCGGCGCCGTGGGCGGCGCCGCCGCCGGTGCGGCTGCGGGGTCCTACATCGGCTGCAACCAACAACGCGCTCGCGTGAACTCGCAAGCCAATTCTTCGGGCGCCCAGTATCGCGCCTCGTCGAACCTGCGCATTCGCTCGGGTCCGGGCACGAGCTACCGCCAGGCCGGCTCGCTGTCCGCTGGCCAGCCCTTCACGGCCATCGGCTCGCAGGGCGAGTGGGTCCAGATCGCCGGCGGCGGTTGGGTC